In the genome of Haloplanus salinus, the window ACCGCTTCCAACCCCGCTTCAATAATCTCCTGATAGGCTCCTTCGAGGCTTACGTCCTGCTGTTCGGCGTAGTCTTTCACGCGCCCGTTCAACGTGTGCGGGCTCTGTTGAAATCCTATTCTTCAAACATATTGTACTCCGAAACAGCTGTTCGCTGAAGACTGCGTACGTACACCCTTATACGGACTAACGTAGAGGGCTATGATATGATGAATAATAGACCAGAGACAGCACTACTGACGGGCCTTGGTCTTCTCTTGCTCATATATGGTGTAGCCCAATGGACGAATGTTTTCACGTACACTCCTCCTGCTATCGTTTATTTCATCGCAGGTGTTGTTCTCCTGCTGTGGGGTGTATCACTTAATCGACGCTCGTGACAGAGTTCAACTGTATTGACCGCTCAGAGTGATCGATCTACATTATCGATGAGACAGGCAATAGTGAGTTCACGGAACTGTTTCCACCAGCGTCGTGAGCGGACGAACGCACCGTATTTTCGTTTGAGCGTTGAGTTGACAGTCTCTGATTGACTCCGCTGGCCGTAGAGATCAGTGTCTAAACGCGCGTTCCATGCCCGGTGGAGTGGCGTGAATTCACGATGCTTAATCAGTGGCCGAACCTCGTGTTGCCGGGCAAGTCGCCTGATTTTCTGGTCGTCGTAGCCCTTGTCACCGAGCAGAATGTCAATATCCTCGGGATTGCGCTTGATCAACGATGGAGCAATCTGGCTATCGTGTTTCCGAGTCGTCGTCACGTGTAAATCGAGGATTGTGTTCACTTTCGCATCGACCAGCAACGTCACCTTCAGCTGCTGAATCGTGAGCTCGGCCCGTTTTGTGTAGTGTTTCGAAGCGTGACTGCGGTCAAATCCTGACGCATCAACTCCAACAACTCCGCTCGTTGGGAGTAGCGTCGTAGAGAGAGTCAATATAACACGCCATACAGCCATATCAAGCCGGTTGAACGCCTTACAGAGTGTTGAAGGCGCAGGAAGTTCGGATAAGCCAAGGGTTCGACGGATGCGTGGCATCTCGATCAGTTCGTCAAGCAGACCACGATAGGTCGTGTTCTTCCGAACTTTGAGACACAGCAGAACGACGTGCTGAGGAAGTGTATAGCGGTGTTTAGAGAATTTTGAGGAGTATCGAGAGACAGCTCGCCGTGCCAGATGGATCGCTTTCTCAGTAAAACGGAGAATCTGTGACTTCGGGAGGGCCTTCATCTCGTCGAATTACAGGACGAACATGTAACTCTCTGAGGATTTCA includes:
- a CDS encoding IS5 family transposase; translation: MKALPKSQILRFTEKAIHLARRAVSRYSSKFSKHRYTLPQHVVLLCLKVRKNTTYRGLLDELIEMPRIRRTLGLSELPAPSTLCKAFNRLDMAVWRVILTLSTTLLPTSGVVGVDASGFDRSHASKHYTKRAELTIQQLKVTLLVDAKVNTILDLHVTTTRKHDSQIAPSLIKRNPEDIDILLGDKGYDDQKIRRLARQHEVRPLIKHREFTPLHRAWNARLDTDLYGQRSQSETVNSTLKRKYGAFVRSRRWWKQFRELTIACLIDNVDRSL